One Hermetia illucens chromosome 4, iHerIll2.2.curated.20191125, whole genome shotgun sequence DNA segment encodes these proteins:
- the LOC119656038 gene encoding pyridoxal phosphate phosphatase PHOSPHO2: MNSVQSGFEDKRKPRYLAAFDFDHTMVNDNTDTVVASLLNPGDIPPEVISLSKTGWTKYMQAIFALLHQAEIKPARIKKTVVEIAETAGMVKCLKTLRANNFDLIIISDSNSQFIRDWNDAHDLTNDFAQVYTNPAHFDERGMLVLKPYERQTDCNLSAVNLCKGKALSEFISRRREDKNIRYEHVFYVGDGMNDICPALRLSEADFACMRIDYSMDKRIKKVAADNNLVLRAQTIRWTNGLDLLAAIISKIKI, translated from the exons ATGAATTCAGTACAGTCGGGGTTTGAG GACAAACGCAAGCCGAGAtacttggcggcgttcgacttCGATCACACAATGGTCAACGACAACACGGATACTGTGGTCGCCTCACTTCTCAACCCAGGCGACATCCCGCCGGAGGTCATCAGTCTGAGTAAGACCGGATGGACAAAATACATGCAAGCTATCTTCGCATTGTTGCATCAGGCCGAAATCAAACCGGCTCGGATTAAAAAAACCGTCGTGGAAATCGCTGAAACTGCGGGCATGGTGAAGTGTCTGAAAACCTTGCGCGCCAACAATTTCGATCTCATCATTATAAGTGACTCGAACTCGCAATTTATTCGtgactggaatgatgcccacgACTTGACGAATGACTTCGCCCAAGTATATACAAATCCTGCGCATTTCGACGAGCGTGGAATGCTCGTGTTGAAGCCCTACGAGCGTCAGACCGACTGCAACCTGAGCGCCGTGAACTTGTGCAAGGGGAAGGCCTTGTCGGAGTTTATATCACGCCGGCGTGAAGATAAGAATATTCGGTATGAACATGTCTTTTACGTGGGCGACGGAATGAATGATATCTGCCCGGCGTTACGATTATCAGAGGCGGATTTCGCTTGCATGCGCATTGATTACAGCATGGATAAGAGGATCAAAAAAGTGGCCGCGGATAATAATTTGGTGTTGCGGGCCCAGACGATACGGTGGACAAATGGATTGGACTTGTTGGCAGCAATTATTagcaaaataaaaatctaa